One genomic window of Corynebacterium massiliense DSM 45435 includes the following:
- a CDS encoding sigma-70 family RNA polymerase sigma factor: MSTSPEKDSSSQHADNISPEDGQEVDRGSRRNQTNDNPSADLVRVYLNGIGRTALLSADEEVELAQRIEVGLYAQYKLNHAEKVTRAEKRDLKILAKEGKKARSHLLEANLRLVVSLAKRYTGRGMPLLDLIQEGNLGLIRAMEKFDYAKGFKFSTYATWWIRQAITRGMADQSRTIRLPVHLVEQVNKLSRIKREMYQSLGREATNEELSDESGIEESKIEMLLRQSRDPVSLDMPVGADEEAPLGDFIEDAEATDAETAVVASMRHSDIKDVIGSLEQREQDVIRLRYGLDDGVPRTLDQIGRKFGLSRERVRQIEREVMAKLRDGNRADRLREYAQ; encoded by the coding sequence ATGAGTACTTCACCCGAAAAGGATTCATCGTCCCAGCACGCCGACAACATCTCACCGGAAGACGGCCAGGAAGTCGATCGCGGTTCCCGGCGCAACCAGACGAACGATAACCCGTCCGCTGACCTGGTACGCGTCTACCTCAACGGTATTGGCCGCACCGCCTTACTGTCCGCGGACGAAGAGGTCGAACTCGCACAGCGCATCGAGGTGGGCTTGTACGCGCAGTACAAGCTCAACCACGCCGAGAAGGTCACCCGCGCCGAAAAGCGCGACCTGAAGATTCTGGCGAAGGAAGGCAAGAAGGCCCGCTCGCACCTCCTCGAGGCGAACCTGCGCTTGGTGGTCTCGCTGGCCAAGCGCTACACCGGCCGCGGAATGCCGCTTCTGGATCTCATCCAGGAAGGCAACCTGGGTCTTATTCGCGCCATGGAGAAATTCGACTACGCCAAGGGCTTTAAGTTCTCCACCTACGCCACCTGGTGGATCCGGCAGGCAATCACGCGCGGTATGGCTGACCAGTCGCGCACCATCCGCCTCCCCGTCCATTTGGTGGAGCAGGTCAACAAGCTCTCTCGCATCAAGCGGGAGATGTACCAGTCCCTCGGCCGCGAGGCGACGAACGAGGAACTGTCTGACGAGTCGGGCATCGAAGAGTCGAAGATCGAAATGCTGTTACGCCAGTCCCGCGACCCGGTCTCGCTCGACATGCCGGTCGGCGCGGACGAGGAGGCACCGTTGGGTGACTTCATCGAGGACGCCGAGGCCACGGATGCGGAAACCGCCGTCGTCGCCTCAATGCGCCACTCGGATATCAAGGACGTCATCGGCTCGCTCGAGCAGCGCGAACAGGATGTCATCCGGCTGCGGTACGGGCTTGACGATGGCGTGCCGCGCACCCTCGACCAGATTGGCCGCAAGTTCGGCTTGTCGCGCGAGCGCGTGCGCCAGATAGAGCGCGAGGTCATGGCCAAGCTGCGCGACGGCAACCGTGCTGACCGGCTGCGCGAGTACGCGCAGTAG